In the genome of Terribacillus sp. FSL K6-0262, one region contains:
- a CDS encoding NADH-dependent flavin oxidoreductase yields the protein MNEKYASLFESLTLPNGVTLKNRFVLAPMTHYSSNPDGTISDQELPYIAQRSKDIGMVITAASNVSDSGKAFPGQPSIAHDTDIPGLKKQAETIKAEGAKAIIQLHHGGREAVADLVPNGDVVAPSAVEKEGAATPRALETAEVQQIVDDFGEAARRAIEAGFDGVEIHGANGYIIQQFYSPFSNRRNDEWGERLRFPMAVIDKVTETVKKHGTKEFIVGYRFSPEEPETPGLTMKETLELMDALVEKPLDYLHVSLMDFHSTARRGADTNAKRIDLLQERIDDRIPLIGVGSLYSAEDVAAAKATGVPLIAMGRELLIDPEFVTKLKEGREDEIIRLIDPAREDRHGIPEPLWNIILQTKGWVPTKAE from the coding sequence ATGAATGAAAAATACGCTTCTCTATTCGAAAGCTTGACATTACCAAATGGCGTTACGTTGAAAAATCGCTTCGTACTCGCTCCGATGACTCATTACTCTTCGAATCCTGATGGTACGATTTCCGATCAGGAGCTTCCATATATCGCACAACGTTCCAAGGATATCGGCATGGTCATCACTGCTGCATCCAATGTATCCGACAGTGGCAAGGCCTTCCCTGGACAGCCTTCGATCGCTCATGATACAGATATTCCCGGCTTGAAAAAGCAGGCGGAAACCATCAAGGCTGAAGGTGCCAAAGCAATCATCCAGCTTCACCATGGCGGACGCGAAGCTGTGGCAGACCTTGTTCCTAACGGAGACGTTGTGGCACCAAGTGCAGTTGAAAAAGAAGGTGCTGCCACTCCGCGAGCACTGGAAACAGCGGAAGTACAGCAAATCGTCGATGATTTCGGCGAAGCTGCCCGCCGTGCCATCGAAGCAGGCTTCGACGGTGTCGAAATCCATGGTGCGAACGGCTATATCATCCAGCAGTTCTACTCTCCATTCTCCAATCGCCGCAATGATGAATGGGGAGAGCGTCTGCGCTTTCCTATGGCTGTCATCGACAAAGTCACAGAAACAGTCAAAAAGCATGGCACCAAAGAATTCATCGTCGGTTACCGTTTCTCCCCGGAAGAGCCGGAAACACCGGGATTGACAATGAAAGAAACGCTTGAACTGATGGATGCCCTGGTGGAAAAACCATTGGATTACCTGCATGTATCTTTGATGGACTTCCATTCCACTGCACGACGCGGTGCTGATACGAATGCAAAACGCATCGATTTGCTTCAAGAACGAATCGATGACAGAATTCCTTTGATTGGTGTCGGTTCCTTGTATTCCGCTGAAGACGTAGCCGCTGCCAAAGCTACTGGTGTTCCGCTGATCGCAATGGGCCGTGAACTGCTGATCGATCCGGAATTCGTCACCAAACTCAAAGAAGGGCGCGAAGACGAAATCATCCGCCTGATCGACCCTGCCCGCGAAGACCGCCACGGCATTCCGGAACCGCTTTGGAATATCATCCTGCAGACAAAAGGCTGGGTTCCGACCAAAGCAGAGTAA
- a CDS encoding aminotransferase: protein MSSDTSRFIADHVDALKPSGIRRFFDLASTMDNVISLGVGEPDFVTPWNVIEASYHSLEQGYTAYTANAGLLELRELISEYLKTTFSVSYRPADQVIVTVGASQAIDIALRAILNPGDEVIIVEPCFVAYASAVSLAGGVPISVGTKAENGFKLQPEELEDALTPKTKAIILCNPNNPTGTMLNREELQPIAELVEAHDLLVLSDEIYAELSYEADYVSFSNLPHMQERTILISGFSKSFAMTGWRLGYAAGPAELIQAMTKIHQYTIMCAPTMAQYGAVEALRSGSASVEHMKKSYRQRRNFVTSAFEEMGLMTNRPGGAFYIFPSIQETGMSSEAFAEALLMEEKVAVVPGSVFGESGEGHIRCSYATSMKQLTEAMKRIKRFVEKRQA, encoded by the coding sequence ATGAGTTCCGATACAAGCCGCTTCATTGCAGATCACGTAGATGCATTGAAACCATCCGGGATCAGGCGCTTTTTCGATTTGGCTTCGACAATGGATAATGTGATTTCCCTTGGGGTCGGCGAGCCGGATTTCGTCACACCGTGGAATGTCATCGAAGCAAGCTATCATTCACTGGAGCAAGGATATACAGCATATACGGCCAATGCCGGGCTGCTGGAATTGCGTGAATTGATTTCCGAATATCTCAAAACGACATTTTCGGTATCTTACCGGCCTGCGGATCAAGTGATCGTAACGGTTGGGGCAAGCCAGGCTATCGATATTGCATTGCGGGCAATCCTCAATCCTGGTGATGAGGTAATCATCGTCGAGCCATGCTTTGTAGCTTATGCCTCGGCTGTATCATTGGCAGGCGGAGTACCCATTTCCGTTGGCACAAAGGCAGAAAATGGCTTCAAACTGCAGCCGGAAGAGCTGGAGGATGCCCTTACGCCAAAAACAAAGGCAATCATCCTTTGTAATCCGAATAACCCTACAGGCACGATGCTGAATCGGGAGGAACTGCAGCCGATCGCAGAGCTTGTGGAAGCCCATGATTTACTTGTCCTATCCGACGAGATATATGCAGAGCTTAGCTATGAAGCTGACTATGTCAGCTTTTCCAATTTGCCGCACATGCAGGAGCGAACAATCCTCATTTCTGGATTCTCCAAATCGTTTGCGATGACAGGCTGGCGCCTCGGTTATGCCGCAGGACCCGCTGAATTGATTCAAGCGATGACGAAAATCCATCAGTACACCATCATGTGTGCACCGACAATGGCTCAATACGGTGCAGTTGAAGCACTGCGCAGCGGATCGGCCAGTGTTGAGCATATGAAGAAAAGCTATCGCCAACGTCGAAACTTTGTAACGTCAGCTTTCGAAGAAATGGGTTTGATGACAAACAGACCTGGCGGAGCTTTCTATATTTTTCCGTCCATCCAAGAAACAGGAATGAGCTCGGAAGCCTTTGCGGAAGCCTTGCTGATGGAAGAAAAGGTCGCCGTTGTGCCCGGCAGTGTCTTCGGGGAAAGCGGGGAAGGCCATATCCGCTGTTCTTATGCAACTTCCATGAAACAGCTGACCGAAGCGATGAAACGAATCAAGCGTTTCGTTGAAAAGCGGCAAGCATAA
- a CDS encoding Lrp/AsnC family transcriptional regulator, whose protein sequence is MDKKEIEILELLEKNGRMDVHTIARMVELSSEEVEAAIGKFEEMQIVHGYSTLIDWAEVRGYEGVTAMIDVKVTPVRGKGFDDVAERIYRFPEVKAVYLMSGAYDLSVSVEGKTMSQVARFVSEKLSTLDTVISTTTHFILKKYKHDGIIFGEDDDNDHRMPVSP, encoded by the coding sequence TTGGATAAGAAAGAGATAGAAATACTGGAGCTGCTGGAAAAGAACGGCAGGATGGATGTACATACGATAGCACGGATGGTGGAGCTCTCCTCAGAGGAAGTGGAAGCGGCCATCGGCAAATTTGAGGAGATGCAAATCGTCCATGGCTATTCAACATTGATCGACTGGGCAGAGGTACGCGGATATGAAGGCGTGACTGCTATGATAGACGTGAAAGTGACACCAGTACGCGGCAAGGGATTCGATGATGTGGCGGAACGGATTTATCGTTTCCCTGAAGTGAAAGCTGTCTATCTGATGTCAGGTGCCTATGATTTATCTGTATCCGTCGAAGGAAAGACAATGTCACAAGTTGCGCGATTCGTTTCCGAAAAGCTATCCACTTTGGACACAGTCATTTCGACGACGACACACTTCATCCTGAAAAAATATAAACATGATGGCATTATCTTTGGTGAGGATGACGATAACGATCACAGAATGCCGGTGAGTCCATGA